From Rhododendron vialii isolate Sample 1 chromosome 10a, ASM3025357v1, the proteins below share one genomic window:
- the LOC131303544 gene encoding protein CPR-5-like isoform X2, translated as MVQYVIKNHIPNPVYSKRGNLVDMICSLAVRESLANVFGHKFDSFVKNFEKSFRSNLMTLRLINESSQSDREHRRHLNRESNYFSDMTAQVSRNDEHCLTCTSGVRSCQPEAVGPTISSEEHFGILGETEQNTRSGLLNRELALNGGEINQQLACVSSSSVNQSMFSTFERSVIEQTRSNDLKTFEIGLTMKKLQMTEKQLSLHSDLNFLERCKLSMGTKRAFFKAEKFKTELEETRHAELLKKCTDCLVAGLLIMLASIGYGTYVYSHRRITEATASCMPSEESNSCWVPKHVSSFNSGLRFVSCYLQVLSRVIFCLFMILAITYLLLLQSSVSSQTMPVTFILILGVACGFAGKLCIDTLGGSGYHWLLYWEVLCLSHFFSSVRTSDLFHVLYGPISVSHGGAMEKTMFPYWIRRFFCYAIVLLLLPMIRGLVPFASPAEWKDHLSLKVMDLLQPTSEWN; from the exons ATGGTACAGTATGTCATTAAGAATCACATTCCTAATCCAGTCTATTCCAAACGCGGCAATCTTGTGGATATG ATCTGCAGTTTGGCTGTTAGAGAATCTTTAGCCAAT GTCTTCGGTCACAAGTTTGATTCGTTTGTGAAGAACTTTGAGAAGTCCTTCCGGAGCAACTTGATGACTCTTAGATTAATTAATGAGTCTTCTCAAAGCGACAGAGAACACCGAAGACATTTAAACAGAGAAAGCAATTATTTTTCAGATATGACTGCTCAAGTGTCTCGCAACGACGAACACTGTCTTACATGCACTTCTGGTGTAAGATCTTGTCAGCCAGAAGCTGTTGGGCCCACTATCAGTTCCGAGGAGCATTTTGGCATTCTAGGAGAGACAGAGCAAAATACAAGATCAGGTTTACTAAACCGGGAGCTGGCTTTGAATGGTGGTGAAATTAACCAACAGTTGGCTTGTGTTTCAAGTTCTTCAGTAAACCAGTCTATGTTTAGTACTTTTGAGAGATCTGTGATTGAGCAAACTCGTTCTAACGACCTCAAGACGTTTGAGATTGGTCTCACCATGAAAAAATTGCAGATGACAGAGAAACAGCTCTCTCTCCACTCTGATTTAAATTTCTTGGAGAGGTGTAAATTATCTATGGGTACAAAAAGGGCGTTCTTTAAAGCCGAGAAATTCAAAACTGAATTAGAAGAAACAAGACATGCTGAGCTGCTTAAAAAGTGCACAGACTGTCTTGTTGCTGGCTTGCTCATCATGTTGGCATCAATTGGATACGGAACGTATGTTTATTCACACCGCAGGATAACTGAAGCTACTGCATCCTGTATGCCTTCCGAG GAATCCAATTCATGTTGGGTCCCAAAGCACGTGTCATCATTCAATTCAGGACTACGGTTCGTATCATGTTATCTTCAAGTTTTGAGCCGTGTAATATTCTGCTTGTTCATGATCTTGGCAATCACTTATTTACTTCTCCTACAGTCGTCCGTTTCAAGTCAAACAATGCCAGTCACATTCATCCTCATCCTAGGAGTTGCCTGTGGTTTTGCTGGCAAGCTTTGCATAGATACATTGGGAGGGAGTGGATACCACTGGCTCTTGTATTGGGAAGTACTATGCCTTTCGCATTTCTTTTCAAGTGTTCGTACCTCAGATTTGTTTCACGTCCTCTATGGGCCCATTAGTGTGTCTCACGGGGGAGCAATGGAGAAGACAATGTTTCCGTACTGGATTAGGCGATTTTTTTGCTACGCCATTGTGCTTCTGCTTCTGCCGATGATACGTGGACTAGTACCTTTTGCCAGCCCTGCTGAGTGGAAAGATCACTTATCATTAAAGGTGATGGATTTGTTGCAACCTACAAGCGAATGGAACTGA
- the LOC131303544 gene encoding protein CPR-5-like isoform X6 has translation MLTRLLTGCQVFGHKFDSFVKNFEKSFRSNLMTLRLINESSQSDREHRRHLNRESNYFSDMTAQVSRNDEHCLTCTSGVRSCQPEAVGPTISSEEHFGILGETEQNTRSGLLNRELALNGGEINQQLACVSSSSVNQSMFSTFERSVIEQTRSNDLKTFEIGLTMKKLQMTEKQLSLHSDLNFLERCKLSMGTKRAFFKAEKFKTELEETRHAELLKKCTDCLVAGLLIMLASIGYGTYVYSHRRITEATASCMPSEESNSCWVPKHVSSFNSGLRFVSCYLQVLSRVIFCLFMILAITYLLLLQSSVSSQTMPVTFILILGVACGFAGKLCIDTLGGSGYHWLLYWEVLCLSHFFSSVRTSDLFHVLYGPISVSHGGAMEKTMFPYWIRRFFCYAIVLLLLPMIRGLVPFASPAEWKDHLSLKVMDLLQPTSEWN, from the exons ATGCTGACTCGTCTGTTGACTGGTTGTCAA GTCTTCGGTCACAAGTTTGATTCGTTTGTGAAGAACTTTGAGAAGTCCTTCCGGAGCAACTTGATGACTCTTAGATTAATTAATGAGTCTTCTCAAAGCGACAGAGAACACCGAAGACATTTAAACAGAGAAAGCAATTATTTTTCAGATATGACTGCTCAAGTGTCTCGCAACGACGAACACTGTCTTACATGCACTTCTGGTGTAAGATCTTGTCAGCCAGAAGCTGTTGGGCCCACTATCAGTTCCGAGGAGCATTTTGGCATTCTAGGAGAGACAGAGCAAAATACAAGATCAGGTTTACTAAACCGGGAGCTGGCTTTGAATGGTGGTGAAATTAACCAACAGTTGGCTTGTGTTTCAAGTTCTTCAGTAAACCAGTCTATGTTTAGTACTTTTGAGAGATCTGTGATTGAGCAAACTCGTTCTAACGACCTCAAGACGTTTGAGATTGGTCTCACCATGAAAAAATTGCAGATGACAGAGAAACAGCTCTCTCTCCACTCTGATTTAAATTTCTTGGAGAGGTGTAAATTATCTATGGGTACAAAAAGGGCGTTCTTTAAAGCCGAGAAATTCAAAACTGAATTAGAAGAAACAAGACATGCTGAGCTGCTTAAAAAGTGCACAGACTGTCTTGTTGCTGGCTTGCTCATCATGTTGGCATCAATTGGATACGGAACGTATGTTTATTCACACCGCAGGATAACTGAAGCTACTGCATCCTGTATGCCTTCCGAG GAATCCAATTCATGTTGGGTCCCAAAGCACGTGTCATCATTCAATTCAGGACTACGGTTCGTATCATGTTATCTTCAAGTTTTGAGCCGTGTAATATTCTGCTTGTTCATGATCTTGGCAATCACTTATTTACTTCTCCTACAGTCGTCCGTTTCAAGTCAAACAATGCCAGTCACATTCATCCTCATCCTAGGAGTTGCCTGTGGTTTTGCTGGCAAGCTTTGCATAGATACATTGGGAGGGAGTGGATACCACTGGCTCTTGTATTGGGAAGTACTATGCCTTTCGCATTTCTTTTCAAGTGTTCGTACCTCAGATTTGTTTCACGTCCTCTATGGGCCCATTAGTGTGTCTCACGGGGGAGCAATGGAGAAGACAATGTTTCCGTACTGGATTAGGCGATTTTTTTGCTACGCCATTGTGCTTCTGCTTCTGCCGATGATACGTGGACTAGTACCTTTTGCCAGCCCTGCTGAGTGGAAAGATCACTTATCATTAAAGGTGATGGATTTGTTGCAACCTACAAGCGAATGGAACTGA
- the LOC131303544 gene encoding protein CPR-5-like isoform X1: protein MSISAVVAQVLERKNATGGAIAVDHLSEICSLAVRESLANVFGHKFDSFVKNFEKSFRSNLMTLRLINESSQSDREHRRHLNRESNYFSDMTAQVSRNDEHCLTCTSGVRSCQPEAVGPTISSEEHFGILGETEQNTRSGLLNRELALNGGEINQQLACVSSSSVNQSMFSTFERSVIEQTRSNDLKTFEIGLTMKKLQMTEKQLSLHSDLNFLERCKLSMGTKRAFFKAEKFKTELEETRHAELLKKCTDCLVAGLLIMLASIGYGTYVYSHRRITEATASCMPSEESNSCWVPKHVSSFNSGLRFVSCYLQVLSRVIFCLFMILAITYLLLLQSSVSSQTMPVTFILILGVACGFAGKLCIDTLGGSGYHWLLYWEVLCLSHFFSSVRTSDLFHVLYGPISVSHGGAMEKTMFPYWIRRFFCYAIVLLLLPMIRGLVPFASPAEWKDHLSLKVMDLLQPTSEWN from the exons ATGTCCATTTCCGCAGTTGTCGCTCAG GTTTTGGAAAGGAAGAATGCTACAGGGGGAGCAATTGCAGTTGATCATCTTTCTGAG ATCTGCAGTTTGGCTGTTAGAGAATCTTTAGCCAAT GTCTTCGGTCACAAGTTTGATTCGTTTGTGAAGAACTTTGAGAAGTCCTTCCGGAGCAACTTGATGACTCTTAGATTAATTAATGAGTCTTCTCAAAGCGACAGAGAACACCGAAGACATTTAAACAGAGAAAGCAATTATTTTTCAGATATGACTGCTCAAGTGTCTCGCAACGACGAACACTGTCTTACATGCACTTCTGGTGTAAGATCTTGTCAGCCAGAAGCTGTTGGGCCCACTATCAGTTCCGAGGAGCATTTTGGCATTCTAGGAGAGACAGAGCAAAATACAAGATCAGGTTTACTAAACCGGGAGCTGGCTTTGAATGGTGGTGAAATTAACCAACAGTTGGCTTGTGTTTCAAGTTCTTCAGTAAACCAGTCTATGTTTAGTACTTTTGAGAGATCTGTGATTGAGCAAACTCGTTCTAACGACCTCAAGACGTTTGAGATTGGTCTCACCATGAAAAAATTGCAGATGACAGAGAAACAGCTCTCTCTCCACTCTGATTTAAATTTCTTGGAGAGGTGTAAATTATCTATGGGTACAAAAAGGGCGTTCTTTAAAGCCGAGAAATTCAAAACTGAATTAGAAGAAACAAGACATGCTGAGCTGCTTAAAAAGTGCACAGACTGTCTTGTTGCTGGCTTGCTCATCATGTTGGCATCAATTGGATACGGAACGTATGTTTATTCACACCGCAGGATAACTGAAGCTACTGCATCCTGTATGCCTTCCGAG GAATCCAATTCATGTTGGGTCCCAAAGCACGTGTCATCATTCAATTCAGGACTACGGTTCGTATCATGTTATCTTCAAGTTTTGAGCCGTGTAATATTCTGCTTGTTCATGATCTTGGCAATCACTTATTTACTTCTCCTACAGTCGTCCGTTTCAAGTCAAACAATGCCAGTCACATTCATCCTCATCCTAGGAGTTGCCTGTGGTTTTGCTGGCAAGCTTTGCATAGATACATTGGGAGGGAGTGGATACCACTGGCTCTTGTATTGGGAAGTACTATGCCTTTCGCATTTCTTTTCAAGTGTTCGTACCTCAGATTTGTTTCACGTCCTCTATGGGCCCATTAGTGTGTCTCACGGGGGAGCAATGGAGAAGACAATGTTTCCGTACTGGATTAGGCGATTTTTTTGCTACGCCATTGTGCTTCTGCTTCTGCCGATGATACGTGGACTAGTACCTTTTGCCAGCCCTGCTGAGTGGAAAGATCACTTATCATTAAAGGTGATGGATTTGTTGCAACCTACAAGCGAATGGAACTGA
- the LOC131303544 gene encoding protein CPR-5-like isoform X3, protein MFGCSKSWICSLAVRESLANVFGHKFDSFVKNFEKSFRSNLMTLRLINESSQSDREHRRHLNRESNYFSDMTAQVSRNDEHCLTCTSGVRSCQPEAVGPTISSEEHFGILGETEQNTRSGLLNRELALNGGEINQQLACVSSSSVNQSMFSTFERSVIEQTRSNDLKTFEIGLTMKKLQMTEKQLSLHSDLNFLERCKLSMGTKRAFFKAEKFKTELEETRHAELLKKCTDCLVAGLLIMLASIGYGTYVYSHRRITEATASCMPSEESNSCWVPKHVSSFNSGLRFVSCYLQVLSRVIFCLFMILAITYLLLLQSSVSSQTMPVTFILILGVACGFAGKLCIDTLGGSGYHWLLYWEVLCLSHFFSSVRTSDLFHVLYGPISVSHGGAMEKTMFPYWIRRFFCYAIVLLLLPMIRGLVPFASPAEWKDHLSLKVMDLLQPTSEWN, encoded by the exons ATGTTTGGATGCTCAAAATCCTGG ATCTGCAGTTTGGCTGTTAGAGAATCTTTAGCCAAT GTCTTCGGTCACAAGTTTGATTCGTTTGTGAAGAACTTTGAGAAGTCCTTCCGGAGCAACTTGATGACTCTTAGATTAATTAATGAGTCTTCTCAAAGCGACAGAGAACACCGAAGACATTTAAACAGAGAAAGCAATTATTTTTCAGATATGACTGCTCAAGTGTCTCGCAACGACGAACACTGTCTTACATGCACTTCTGGTGTAAGATCTTGTCAGCCAGAAGCTGTTGGGCCCACTATCAGTTCCGAGGAGCATTTTGGCATTCTAGGAGAGACAGAGCAAAATACAAGATCAGGTTTACTAAACCGGGAGCTGGCTTTGAATGGTGGTGAAATTAACCAACAGTTGGCTTGTGTTTCAAGTTCTTCAGTAAACCAGTCTATGTTTAGTACTTTTGAGAGATCTGTGATTGAGCAAACTCGTTCTAACGACCTCAAGACGTTTGAGATTGGTCTCACCATGAAAAAATTGCAGATGACAGAGAAACAGCTCTCTCTCCACTCTGATTTAAATTTCTTGGAGAGGTGTAAATTATCTATGGGTACAAAAAGGGCGTTCTTTAAAGCCGAGAAATTCAAAACTGAATTAGAAGAAACAAGACATGCTGAGCTGCTTAAAAAGTGCACAGACTGTCTTGTTGCTGGCTTGCTCATCATGTTGGCATCAATTGGATACGGAACGTATGTTTATTCACACCGCAGGATAACTGAAGCTACTGCATCCTGTATGCCTTCCGAG GAATCCAATTCATGTTGGGTCCCAAAGCACGTGTCATCATTCAATTCAGGACTACGGTTCGTATCATGTTATCTTCAAGTTTTGAGCCGTGTAATATTCTGCTTGTTCATGATCTTGGCAATCACTTATTTACTTCTCCTACAGTCGTCCGTTTCAAGTCAAACAATGCCAGTCACATTCATCCTCATCCTAGGAGTTGCCTGTGGTTTTGCTGGCAAGCTTTGCATAGATACATTGGGAGGGAGTGGATACCACTGGCTCTTGTATTGGGAAGTACTATGCCTTTCGCATTTCTTTTCAAGTGTTCGTACCTCAGATTTGTTTCACGTCCTCTATGGGCCCATTAGTGTGTCTCACGGGGGAGCAATGGAGAAGACAATGTTTCCGTACTGGATTAGGCGATTTTTTTGCTACGCCATTGTGCTTCTGCTTCTGCCGATGATACGTGGACTAGTACCTTTTGCCAGCCCTGCTGAGTGGAAAGATCACTTATCATTAAAGGTGATGGATTTGTTGCAACCTACAAGCGAATGGAACTGA
- the LOC131303544 gene encoding protein CPR-5-like isoform X5, whose protein sequence is MLTRLLTGCQVKVFGHKFDSFVKNFEKSFRSNLMTLRLINESSQSDREHRRHLNRESNYFSDMTAQVSRNDEHCLTCTSGVRSCQPEAVGPTISSEEHFGILGETEQNTRSGLLNRELALNGGEINQQLACVSSSSVNQSMFSTFERSVIEQTRSNDLKTFEIGLTMKKLQMTEKQLSLHSDLNFLERCKLSMGTKRAFFKAEKFKTELEETRHAELLKKCTDCLVAGLLIMLASIGYGTYVYSHRRITEATASCMPSEESNSCWVPKHVSSFNSGLRFVSCYLQVLSRVIFCLFMILAITYLLLLQSSVSSQTMPVTFILILGVACGFAGKLCIDTLGGSGYHWLLYWEVLCLSHFFSSVRTSDLFHVLYGPISVSHGGAMEKTMFPYWIRRFFCYAIVLLLLPMIRGLVPFASPAEWKDHLSLKVMDLLQPTSEWN, encoded by the exons ATGCTGACTCGTCTGTTGACTGGTTGTCAAGTTAAG GTCTTCGGTCACAAGTTTGATTCGTTTGTGAAGAACTTTGAGAAGTCCTTCCGGAGCAACTTGATGACTCTTAGATTAATTAATGAGTCTTCTCAAAGCGACAGAGAACACCGAAGACATTTAAACAGAGAAAGCAATTATTTTTCAGATATGACTGCTCAAGTGTCTCGCAACGACGAACACTGTCTTACATGCACTTCTGGTGTAAGATCTTGTCAGCCAGAAGCTGTTGGGCCCACTATCAGTTCCGAGGAGCATTTTGGCATTCTAGGAGAGACAGAGCAAAATACAAGATCAGGTTTACTAAACCGGGAGCTGGCTTTGAATGGTGGTGAAATTAACCAACAGTTGGCTTGTGTTTCAAGTTCTTCAGTAAACCAGTCTATGTTTAGTACTTTTGAGAGATCTGTGATTGAGCAAACTCGTTCTAACGACCTCAAGACGTTTGAGATTGGTCTCACCATGAAAAAATTGCAGATGACAGAGAAACAGCTCTCTCTCCACTCTGATTTAAATTTCTTGGAGAGGTGTAAATTATCTATGGGTACAAAAAGGGCGTTCTTTAAAGCCGAGAAATTCAAAACTGAATTAGAAGAAACAAGACATGCTGAGCTGCTTAAAAAGTGCACAGACTGTCTTGTTGCTGGCTTGCTCATCATGTTGGCATCAATTGGATACGGAACGTATGTTTATTCACACCGCAGGATAACTGAAGCTACTGCATCCTGTATGCCTTCCGAG GAATCCAATTCATGTTGGGTCCCAAAGCACGTGTCATCATTCAATTCAGGACTACGGTTCGTATCATGTTATCTTCAAGTTTTGAGCCGTGTAATATTCTGCTTGTTCATGATCTTGGCAATCACTTATTTACTTCTCCTACAGTCGTCCGTTTCAAGTCAAACAATGCCAGTCACATTCATCCTCATCCTAGGAGTTGCCTGTGGTTTTGCTGGCAAGCTTTGCATAGATACATTGGGAGGGAGTGGATACCACTGGCTCTTGTATTGGGAAGTACTATGCCTTTCGCATTTCTTTTCAAGTGTTCGTACCTCAGATTTGTTTCACGTCCTCTATGGGCCCATTAGTGTGTCTCACGGGGGAGCAATGGAGAAGACAATGTTTCCGTACTGGATTAGGCGATTTTTTTGCTACGCCATTGTGCTTCTGCTTCTGCCGATGATACGTGGACTAGTACCTTTTGCCAGCCCTGCTGAGTGGAAAGATCACTTATCATTAAAGGTGATGGATTTGTTGCAACCTACAAGCGAATGGAACTGA
- the LOC131303544 gene encoding protein CPR-5-like isoform X4, which produces MICSLAVRESLANVFGHKFDSFVKNFEKSFRSNLMTLRLINESSQSDREHRRHLNRESNYFSDMTAQVSRNDEHCLTCTSGVRSCQPEAVGPTISSEEHFGILGETEQNTRSGLLNRELALNGGEINQQLACVSSSSVNQSMFSTFERSVIEQTRSNDLKTFEIGLTMKKLQMTEKQLSLHSDLNFLERCKLSMGTKRAFFKAEKFKTELEETRHAELLKKCTDCLVAGLLIMLASIGYGTYVYSHRRITEATASCMPSEESNSCWVPKHVSSFNSGLRFVSCYLQVLSRVIFCLFMILAITYLLLLQSSVSSQTMPVTFILILGVACGFAGKLCIDTLGGSGYHWLLYWEVLCLSHFFSSVRTSDLFHVLYGPISVSHGGAMEKTMFPYWIRRFFCYAIVLLLLPMIRGLVPFASPAEWKDHLSLKVMDLLQPTSEWN; this is translated from the exons ATG ATCTGCAGTTTGGCTGTTAGAGAATCTTTAGCCAAT GTCTTCGGTCACAAGTTTGATTCGTTTGTGAAGAACTTTGAGAAGTCCTTCCGGAGCAACTTGATGACTCTTAGATTAATTAATGAGTCTTCTCAAAGCGACAGAGAACACCGAAGACATTTAAACAGAGAAAGCAATTATTTTTCAGATATGACTGCTCAAGTGTCTCGCAACGACGAACACTGTCTTACATGCACTTCTGGTGTAAGATCTTGTCAGCCAGAAGCTGTTGGGCCCACTATCAGTTCCGAGGAGCATTTTGGCATTCTAGGAGAGACAGAGCAAAATACAAGATCAGGTTTACTAAACCGGGAGCTGGCTTTGAATGGTGGTGAAATTAACCAACAGTTGGCTTGTGTTTCAAGTTCTTCAGTAAACCAGTCTATGTTTAGTACTTTTGAGAGATCTGTGATTGAGCAAACTCGTTCTAACGACCTCAAGACGTTTGAGATTGGTCTCACCATGAAAAAATTGCAGATGACAGAGAAACAGCTCTCTCTCCACTCTGATTTAAATTTCTTGGAGAGGTGTAAATTATCTATGGGTACAAAAAGGGCGTTCTTTAAAGCCGAGAAATTCAAAACTGAATTAGAAGAAACAAGACATGCTGAGCTGCTTAAAAAGTGCACAGACTGTCTTGTTGCTGGCTTGCTCATCATGTTGGCATCAATTGGATACGGAACGTATGTTTATTCACACCGCAGGATAACTGAAGCTACTGCATCCTGTATGCCTTCCGAG GAATCCAATTCATGTTGGGTCCCAAAGCACGTGTCATCATTCAATTCAGGACTACGGTTCGTATCATGTTATCTTCAAGTTTTGAGCCGTGTAATATTCTGCTTGTTCATGATCTTGGCAATCACTTATTTACTTCTCCTACAGTCGTCCGTTTCAAGTCAAACAATGCCAGTCACATTCATCCTCATCCTAGGAGTTGCCTGTGGTTTTGCTGGCAAGCTTTGCATAGATACATTGGGAGGGAGTGGATACCACTGGCTCTTGTATTGGGAAGTACTATGCCTTTCGCATTTCTTTTCAAGTGTTCGTACCTCAGATTTGTTTCACGTCCTCTATGGGCCCATTAGTGTGTCTCACGGGGGAGCAATGGAGAAGACAATGTTTCCGTACTGGATTAGGCGATTTTTTTGCTACGCCATTGTGCTTCTGCTTCTGCCGATGATACGTGGACTAGTACCTTTTGCCAGCCCTGCTGAGTGGAAAGATCACTTATCATTAAAGGTGATGGATTTGTTGCAACCTACAAGCGAATGGAACTGA